Proteins encoded together in one Candidatus Hydrogenedentota bacterium window:
- a CDS encoding sulfatase gives MDGMGVDRGRRRFLGALGAGAVSAAWPRGAARASAPDPRPNVLFIAVDDLNDWVGCLGGHPQARTPNLDRLAGEGVLFENAHCQAPICTPSRASLLSGMLPSTTGLYFLTPQYREAETLRDTVSLQQHFMAHGYRSLGAGKVFHTNTDPESFHEYGGAMGGFGPLPEKKLSLPKGHPLWDWGAFPGRDEDMPDHKIASWAADRLSEDHGGPFMLSVGFFRPHVPMYAPQKWFDLHPRGKIILPEARADEYDDIPRYARQLSYAAAAPRHDYVVSLGEWEHGVQAYLACVSFVDACVGRVLDALRAGPHADNTVVALWGDHGFHLGDRLRWGKRSLWEEATRAPLMIAGPGVARGGRCRRPAGMIDLYPTLSDLCGLPPRPGLEGRSLRPLLEDPAAPWDRPALTTFGPNNHSLRSERHRYIRYADGSEELYDHETDPGEHVNLAGTPGADAVVREMRRWLPAVNRPALPGSGGSDSPLYGPIDAW, from the coding sequence ATGGATGGTATGGGTGTGGACCGGGGCCGGCGGCGGTTTTTGGGGGCGCTGGGGGCGGGGGCGGTGTCGGCGGCGTGGCCGCGCGGGGCGGCGCGGGCGTCCGCGCCGGACCCCCGGCCCAACGTGCTCTTCATCGCGGTGGACGATCTGAATGACTGGGTGGGCTGCCTGGGCGGCCACCCGCAGGCGCGTACGCCGAACCTGGACCGGCTGGCGGGGGAGGGGGTGCTCTTTGAAAACGCGCACTGCCAGGCGCCCATCTGCACGCCGTCGCGCGCGTCCCTCCTCTCCGGGATGCTTCCGTCCACCACGGGCCTCTACTTTCTCACCCCGCAGTACCGGGAGGCGGAGACGCTCCGCGACACGGTGTCCCTCCAGCAGCACTTCATGGCCCACGGCTACCGGTCCCTGGGGGCGGGCAAGGTGTTCCACACGAACACGGACCCCGAATCTTTCCACGAATACGGCGGGGCCATGGGCGGTTTCGGCCCGCTTCCGGAGAAGAAACTCAGCTTGCCCAAGGGGCACCCCCTGTGGGACTGGGGGGCCTTTCCCGGGCGGGATGAGGACATGCCGGACCACAAGATTGCGTCCTGGGCGGCGGACCGGCTCTCGGAGGACCACGGGGGGCCCTTCATGCTGTCTGTGGGCTTCTTCCGGCCCCACGTCCCCATGTATGCGCCGCAGAAATGGTTTGACCTGCATCCGCGCGGCAAGATCATCCTCCCCGAAGCCCGGGCGGACGAGTACGACGACATTCCCCGCTACGCGCGGCAGCTTTCGTATGCCGCCGCCGCGCCGCGCCACGACTATGTGGTGTCCCTGGGCGAATGGGAGCACGGCGTGCAGGCCTATCTTGCCTGTGTCAGCTTTGTGGACGCCTGCGTGGGCCGCGTGCTGGACGCGCTGCGCGCGGGGCCGCATGCGGACAACACGGTGGTGGCGCTGTGGGGCGACCATGGGTTCCACCTGGGCGACAGACTGCGCTGGGGCAAGCGGTCGCTGTGGGAGGAGGCGACGCGGGCGCCCCTGATGATCGCGGGGCCCGGCGTGGCGCGGGGCGGCCGCTGCCGCCGTCCGGCGGGCATGATTGACCTGTATCCCACGCTGTCGGACCTGTGCGGACTGCCGCCGCGGCCCGGTCTGGAGGGGCGCAGCCTGCGCCCCCTGCTGGAGGACCCCGCGGCCCCGTGGGACCGCCCCGCGCTCACGACCTTCGGCCCGAACAACCACTCCCTGCGTTCCGAGCGCCACCGCTACATCCGCTACGCGGACGGTTCCGAGGAGCTGTACGACCACGAGACGGACCCCGGTGAGCATGTGAACCTGGCGGGCACGCCGGGGGCCGACGCTGTGGTGCGGGAGATGCGCCGGTGGCTGCCGGCGGTGAACCGCCCCGCGCTCCCCGGAAGCGGCGGCTCCGACTCGCCCCTCTACGGCCCCATAGACGCGTGGTGA
- the glgC gene encoding glucose-1-phosphate adenylyltransferase — MQQTLTILLAGGAGERLYPLTRDRAKPAVPFGGIYRIIDFTLSNCVNSGCRKILVLTQYKSNSLARHINRGWNFLHPELGEFIEIIPPQMRINSNWYLGTADAIYQNFYSINQHDPGEVLLLSGDHIYKMNYQKMAQRHREAGADLTVAAIEVPLEEARRFGVFEVNAAGQATGFEEKPDRPKPLPESPGTALASMGVYLFDAGALQRVVSEDAERTDSHHDFGRDIIPRMLKTHKVFTFRFEDENRKHAKYWRDVGTLDSYWEANMDLVAVDPLFNLYDRDWPMRTDMPMLPPAKFVFAEMGNRFGVAVDSIVSPGCIISGGLVDRCVLSSGVRVNSYAHVQESILMDRCVVGRHCRLRRVIVEKEVHIPENTLIGYDLARDAARFRVTPSGVVIVESSDRFGN, encoded by the coding sequence ATGCAGCAAACGCTGACGATCCTGCTGGCCGGGGGGGCCGGGGAACGGCTCTACCCGCTCACGCGCGACCGCGCAAAGCCCGCCGTGCCCTTCGGGGGCATTTACCGCATCATAGACTTCACGCTGTCCAACTGCGTCAACTCGGGCTGCCGGAAGATTCTCGTGCTGACGCAGTACAAGTCGAACTCACTGGCCCGCCACATTAACCGGGGCTGGAACTTCCTGCACCCGGAGCTGGGGGAGTTCATCGAGATCATCCCGCCGCAGATGCGCATCAACAGCAACTGGTACCTCGGCACGGCGGACGCGATCTACCAGAACTTCTACTCCATCAACCAGCACGACCCGGGCGAGGTGCTCCTCCTGTCGGGAGACCACATCTACAAGATGAACTACCAGAAGATGGCCCAGCGGCACCGGGAGGCCGGGGCGGACCTCACGGTCGCCGCCATCGAGGTGCCCCTGGAGGAGGCGCGGCGCTTCGGGGTGTTTGAGGTGAACGCGGCCGGCCAGGCCACTGGCTTCGAGGAGAAGCCGGACCGGCCAAAGCCGCTGCCGGAATCCCCGGGAACCGCCCTCGCCTCGATGGGGGTCTATCTCTTCGACGCCGGGGCGCTCCAGCGTGTCGTCAGCGAGGACGCGGAGCGGACGGACTCGCACCACGACTTCGGCCGCGACATCATCCCCCGGATGCTGAAAACGCACAAGGTCTTCACGTTCCGGTTCGAGGACGAGAACCGGAAGCACGCCAAGTACTGGCGCGATGTCGGCACCCTGGACAGTTACTGGGAGGCCAACATGGACCTGGTCGCCGTGGACCCCCTGTTCAACCTCTACGACCGCGACTGGCCCATGCGCACCGACATGCCCATGCTGCCGCCCGCCAAGTTCGTCTTCGCCGAGATGGGCAACCGCTTCGGCGTGGCCGTGGACTCCATCGTCAGCCCGGGCTGCATCATCAGCGGCGGGCTGGTGGACCGCTGCGTGCTCTCGTCTGGCGTCCGCGTCAACTCCTACGCCCACGTGCAGGAGTCCATCCTCATGGACCGGTGCGTCGTCGGCAGGCACTGCCGCCTCCGCCGCGTCATTGTGGAGAAGGAGGTCCACATTCCCGAGAACACCCTCATCGGCTACGACCTCGCCCGCGACGCCGCCCGTTTCCGCGTCACCCCCAGCGGCGTCGTCATCGTCGAATCCTCCGACCGCTTCGGAAACTAG